A section of the Ammospiza caudacuta isolate bAmmCau1 chromosome 28, bAmmCau1.pri, whole genome shotgun sequence genome encodes:
- the RNF126 gene encoding E3 ubiquitin-protein ligase RNF126: MAEASPQPGRFFCHCCSAEIAPRLPDYICPRCESGFIEELPEEPRNADNETSSSTSAPDQSRHPFENVDQHLFTLPPGYGQFAFGFFDDSFEFPFGSNVQQAEDNRDSENRREREHQSRHRYGARQPRARLATRRASGRHEGVPTLEGIIQQLVNGIIAPTTIPNLGLGPWGVLHSNPMDYAWGANGLDAIITQLLNQFENTGPPPADKEKIQALPTIQITQEHVDSGLECPVCKEDYTVGENVRQLPCNHLFHDGCIVPWLEQHDTCPVCRKSLSGQNTATNPPGLTGMNFSSSSSSSSSSSSPSNENSSNNS; the protein is encoded by the exons ATGGCGGAGGCGTCGCCGCAGCCGGGCCGGTTCTTCTGCCATTGCTGCTCGGCCGAGATCGCCCCGCGCCTGCCC GACTACATCTGCCCACGGTGTGAGTCTGGTTTTATTGAAGAGCTTCCTGAGGAGCCAAG GAATGCTGACAATGAGACCAGCTCCTCCACGTCAGCCCCTGATCAGAGCAGGCATCCTTTTGAG aaCGTGGATCAGCACTTGTTCACCTTGCCCCCGGGCTATGGCCAGTTTGCTTTCGGCTTCTTTGACGACAGCTTTGAGTTTCCCTTCGGGTCCAACgtgcagcaggcagaggacaACCGGGACTCGGAGAACCGGCGGGAGCGCGAGCACCAGTCCCGGCACCGCTACGGCGCCCGGCAGCCCCGCGCCCGCCTGGCCACGCGCCGAGCCTCGGGCAGGCACGAGGGAGTGCCCACGCTGGAAGG AATTATCCAGCAGCTGGTCAATGGAATTATTGCACCGACCACAATTCCAAACCTAGGCCTGGGCCCTTG GGGAGTCCTGCACTCAAATCCGATGGACTACGCCTGGGGTGCCAACGGCCTGGATGCGATTATCACACAG TTACTGAATCAGTTTGAAAACACTGGACCGCCGCCAGCGGACAAAGAGAAGATCCAGGCCCTCCCCACCATACAGATCACACAGGAGCACGTAG ATTCCGGGTTGGAGTGCCCTGTGTGTAAGGAAGATTACACAGTCGGGGAGAACGTGCGGCAGTTACCGTGCAATCACCTGTTCCACGACGGCTGCATCGTCCCGTGGCTGGAGCAG CATGACACGTGCCCCGTCTGCCGGAAAAGTTTAAGTGGACAAAACACTGCCACAAACCCCCCAGGACTCACAGGGATGAACTTCTcgtcatcctcctcctcctcctcttcctccagctcACCAAGTAATGAAAACTCATCGAACAACTCATGA